From Geomonas agri, one genomic window encodes:
- a CDS encoding M23 family metallopeptidase has protein sequence MIRPHLCRPLSVLIVTLLLVTALFPQVVLGADMARLRALALEFDALNTRIRDNQVGKAEARERFTGLVQALSQEYRAAGAAEYPVESWCFPLKGYGYRAIGGRGSGYQPGGYDYFAGNRHSGHPSHDIFIHDKNQRGLDDRTGEPVQVLSMTGGVVVAAENEWQPGSRLRGGKYLWILDPATQSLVYYAHNAALHVAVGDLVRPGDVIAEVGRTGFNAYKKRSPTHLHLTLLSVARGLPVARNPYRTLLTTKSTE, from the coding sequence ATGATCCGCCCGCATCTTTGCCGCCCCCTGTCCGTTCTCATCGTCACATTGTTGCTTGTCACCGCCCTCTTCCCGCAGGTAGTACTGGGCGCCGACATGGCCAGGCTGCGCGCCCTGGCCCTGGAGTTCGACGCGCTCAATACGCGCATCCGCGACAACCAGGTGGGCAAGGCCGAGGCCAGGGAACGCTTCACCGGCCTGGTCCAGGCCCTGTCGCAGGAATACCGCGCGGCGGGAGCTGCAGAGTACCCGGTAGAGAGTTGGTGCTTTCCGCTCAAGGGGTACGGCTACCGCGCTATCGGGGGGCGTGGCAGCGGCTACCAGCCGGGCGGCTACGACTACTTCGCCGGCAACCGGCACAGCGGGCACCCATCGCACGACATCTTTATCCACGACAAGAACCAGCGCGGTCTCGATGACCGGACCGGGGAGCCGGTGCAGGTACTCTCCATGACCGGCGGCGTGGTAGTCGCCGCCGAGAACGAGTGGCAACCCGGCAGCCGTCTGCGCGGCGGGAAGTACCTGTGGATCCTCGACCCGGCCACGCAGTCGCTGGTCTATTACGCCCACAACGCAGCGCTGCACGTGGCGGTGGGCGACCTGGTGCGTCCCGGCGACGTCATCGCCGAGGTCGGTCGCACTGGCTTCAACGCCTATAAGAAGAGATCGCCCACCCACCTGCACCTGACCCTGCTCTCCGTCGCCCGCGGTCTCCCCGTCGCCAGGAATCCGTACCGGACACTACTGACAACGAAGTCGACTGAGTGA
- a CDS encoding nucleoside 2-deoxyribosyltransferase produces MNETFMTEKPLTVYLASPLGFSRENNPYRERIKERLDGLGCSVFDPWEQEEVAQRIEQAMSIEDGAERAHAIQEAARFTGAVNARGLKGSDVVLAVLDGTEPDSGTVAELGYGAGIGKRCYGLRTDFRDCGDFPGVPLNLQVLHFIEESGGRLFRKIEEIEL; encoded by the coding sequence ATGAATGAAACCTTCATGACCGAGAAACCTTTGACCGTGTACCTCGCCTCCCCACTGGGCTTCAGCCGCGAAAACAACCCGTACCGCGAGCGGATCAAGGAGCGCTTGGATGGCCTCGGGTGTAGCGTCTTCGACCCCTGGGAGCAGGAGGAAGTGGCGCAGCGGATCGAGCAGGCCATGTCTATCGAGGACGGGGCGGAGCGGGCGCACGCGATCCAGGAGGCGGCCCGCTTCACGGGCGCGGTCAACGCGCGGGGACTCAAGGGAAGCGACGTCGTGCTGGCGGTCCTGGACGGCACCGAGCCGGACAGCGGCACGGTGGCGGAATTGGGCTACGGCGCCGGGATCGGGAAAAGGTGCTACGGCCTGCGCACCGACTTCCGGGACTGCGGCGATTTCCCCGGTGTGCCGCTGAACCTGCAGGTGCTCCACTTCATCGAAGAAAGCGGCGGCCGGCTGTTCAGGAAGATCGAGGAGATCGAGCTGTAA
- a CDS encoding MFS transporter, giving the protein MSDTHHDSNLTGQFRPPNHRQSMQVLACCVIGFICFLGAYMRIPVLPLLASSIGAGTAQIGLINAAFMLSAGILAVPSGLLSDRIGIRPVLITGLALMSCASLVIPFCYTPLLLGAVYLVFGMGLSAFTPTMMSSVARVVPRSHVGRAYSWYTTAVYLAMTFGPASGGWFGKMLGIREVFFVSGGLIVAALTAVLFFLPRAEEQPHDEHADELPSGIFSNRRLMAALVGTLGGCFGFGMFISFLPLHARALGLNVGQIGVIFAAQALVNVLLRIPFGHLSDRVDRGLMSGIGLVLCAHAVGAVGLAHGMATLLVCACVLGAGMGIGFTALSALVVVVMPPKQRGLGLGLYNSCIYLGMMLSSATMGMVIKAADFATGFFTAGAVTFVLAVLFSYLYRDTMLSLARKDQ; this is encoded by the coding sequence ATGAGCGACACCCACCACGATAGCAATCTTACCGGGCAGTTCCGCCCCCCCAATCACCGGCAGAGCATGCAGGTGCTCGCCTGCTGTGTCATCGGCTTCATCTGTTTCCTCGGGGCCTACATGCGCATCCCGGTGCTGCCGCTGCTGGCCAGCAGCATCGGCGCCGGCACCGCGCAGATCGGGCTCATCAACGCCGCCTTCATGCTCTCCGCCGGTATCCTCGCCGTGCCCTCCGGGCTACTCTCGGACCGGATCGGCATCAGGCCCGTTCTCATCACCGGCCTCGCCCTGATGAGCTGCGCCTCCCTCGTCATCCCGTTCTGCTATACCCCGCTCCTTTTGGGTGCCGTCTACCTCGTTTTCGGCATGGGGCTCTCCGCCTTCACCCCCACCATGATGTCCTCGGTGGCCCGCGTCGTGCCCCGCTCCCACGTCGGGCGCGCCTACAGCTGGTACACGACGGCGGTCTACCTCGCCATGACCTTCGGGCCCGCCAGCGGCGGCTGGTTCGGCAAGATGCTGGGGATCCGCGAAGTCTTCTTCGTCTCCGGAGGCCTCATCGTGGCTGCGCTCACTGCCGTCCTCTTTTTCCTCCCCCGCGCGGAGGAGCAGCCCCACGACGAGCACGCGGACGAGCTCCCGAGCGGTATCTTCTCTAACCGGCGGCTGATGGCGGCGCTGGTGGGAACGCTCGGGGGATGCTTCGGCTTTGGCATGTTCATCTCCTTTCTCCCCCTGCACGCCCGTGCCCTCGGTCTCAACGTGGGGCAGATCGGCGTCATCTTCGCGGCGCAGGCCCTGGTGAACGTGCTCCTACGCATCCCGTTCGGCCACCTGAGCGACCGGGTCGACCGGGGACTCATGTCGGGCATCGGCCTCGTGCTCTGCGCGCACGCCGTGGGCGCCGTTGGCTTGGCCCACGGGATGGCGACACTGCTGGTCTGCGCCTGCGTCCTCGGTGCCGGCATGGGGATCGGGTTCACCGCGCTTAGCGCCCTGGTGGTGGTCGTGATGCCGCCCAAGCAGCGCGGTCTCGGTCTGGGACTGTACAACAGCTGTATCTACCTCGGCATGATGTTAAGTTCAGCTACCATGGGCATGGTCATCAAGGCCGCGGACTTCGCCACAGGCTTTTTCACCGCCGGTGCCGTCACTTTTGTACTGGCAGTACTTTTCTCTTATCTGTACCGTGATACCATGTTGAGTCTGGCAAGGAAGGATCAGTAA
- a CDS encoding transglutaminase-like domain-containing protein encodes MQQYLEATKYIDWKHPAILDKAQSLSAGELNKTVIARRCFEFVRDQIKHSWDYKLNPVTCRASEVLEHGTGYCYAKSHLLAALLRANGIPAGLCYQRLSLHDGGPPYCLHGLNAIWLPDHGWYRVDPRGNRPGIDAQFAPPDERLAFSISERLEADLPEIWPEPLPLVVRALTVHQTVAEVYHNLPDIELIGNFNSESITF; translated from the coding sequence ATGCAACAGTACCTGGAGGCTACGAAGTACATCGACTGGAAACATCCAGCCATACTGGACAAGGCACAGAGCCTGTCGGCCGGAGAGCTGAACAAGACCGTGATCGCCCGACGCTGTTTCGAGTTCGTCCGCGACCAGATCAAGCACAGCTGGGACTACAAGTTGAACCCGGTCACCTGCCGCGCCTCCGAGGTCCTCGAGCACGGCACCGGCTACTGCTATGCCAAGAGCCACCTACTGGCCGCGCTCCTGCGCGCCAATGGCATCCCCGCCGGGTTGTGCTACCAGCGCCTGTCACTGCACGACGGCGGTCCCCCGTACTGCCTGCACGGCCTGAACGCCATCTGGCTGCCAGACCACGGCTGGTACCGCGTCGATCCCCGCGGCAACAGGCCCGGCATCGACGCACAGTTCGCGCCCCCCGACGAACGTCTTGCCTTCTCCATCAGCGAGCGGCTGGAAGCCGACCTTCCCGAGATCTGGCCTGAGCCGCTGCCGCTGGTGGTACGCGCCCTCACCGTGCACCAGACCGTCGCCGAGGTGTACCACAACCTGCCCGACATCGAACTGATCGGCAACTTCAATTCCGAGTCCATCACCTTCTGA
- a CDS encoding MBL fold metallo-hydrolase, which produces MKRPAVLSVVVLAFTLLMAQAACAELTRLADHVYSYVGSNDASPGHSFAANAGIVIGKDGVLVVDTLISAKEGQRFLADLRKVTDKPIKYVVNTHTHLDHALGNCVFAKLGATVISHEADRTYLAANGAGLLQRAANYGLKPEDMAGTEIAVPTLAFSNEMLLDLGGEEVRLVRTAPSHTAGSLVVYLPAEKILFAGDILFTDFHPFLADGDFGGWIRSIDSMLAMDVDKVVPGHGPLSSKKDLRDMKEYIQVFDKKATELAAKGSDADAISAELLKTLPKRTMAEWMVSYNVKSRYLTKK; this is translated from the coding sequence ATGAAACGACCCGCAGTATTGAGCGTAGTCGTCCTCGCTTTCACCCTGCTCATGGCCCAGGCAGCCTGCGCCGAACTGACTAGGCTCGCCGACCACGTCTACTCCTACGTCGGGAGCAACGATGCCTCCCCGGGGCACAGCTTCGCCGCCAACGCCGGTATCGTCATCGGCAAGGATGGCGTGCTGGTGGTCGACACCCTGATCTCGGCCAAAGAAGGGCAACGGTTCCTGGCCGACCTCCGCAAGGTCACCGACAAGCCGATCAAGTACGTGGTGAACACCCACACCCACCTGGACCACGCGCTGGGCAACTGCGTCTTCGCCAAGCTGGGCGCCACCGTCATTTCCCACGAGGCCGACCGCACTTACCTTGCCGCTAACGGCGCCGGCCTGTTGCAGCGTGCCGCCAACTACGGGCTCAAGCCCGAGGACATGGCGGGCACCGAGATCGCCGTCCCCACCCTCGCCTTCAGCAACGAAATGCTGCTCGACCTGGGCGGCGAGGAAGTGCGCCTTGTTCGCACCGCCCCCTCTCACACCGCGGGGAGCCTGGTGGTCTACCTCCCGGCGGAAAAGATCCTCTTTGCCGGCGACATCCTCTTCACCGACTTCCATCCCTTCCTGGCCGACGGCGACTTCGGCGGCTGGATCCGGAGCATAGACTCCATGCTGGCCATGGACGTCGACAAGGTCGTCCCCGGTCACGGTCCCCTTTCCAGCAAGAAGGATCTGCGGGACATGAAGGAATACATCCAGGTGTTCGACAAGAAGGCGACTGAGCTGGCAGCCAAGGGGAGCGACGCCGACGCCATCAGCGCCGAACTGTTGAAGACGCTCCCCAAGCGCACTATGGCGGAATGGATGGTGAGCTACAACGTGAAGAGCCGCTACCTCACCAAGAAGTAG
- a CDS encoding translocation/assembly module TamB domain-containing protein has protein sequence MKRLALYIGVPLLGLVVVPAAGLFWLLDTSSGARFAVTTLGGLAGAKVSVRQVEGRLWDRVRLTGVRVDRPKVALQLERLDLSWEPVRLVHGKLLVHDLSLTALRIQDDTPLVAKAPELSWPQVNEKLLRLEARVEHFSLKEMSYRHLQAEPFLLSEVAAGLTLRDGVLTVSGGSLSEARGTASVELSAGLRRPSLRLDLRFAPSQPVADLDAVSVQARLEPGRAPEQMTGPVALSGSRRGKGRLEVTSEVGITRTGFNFRGLRLLRPDRRGLLTGNGSMTLTKDEPLFALALHAGHLDLERELDHPALLDGDVTFSGSPSRYLGTFNLTNQGPGWESMGLAARYRGDQNGMRLNSLSGKWLKGSVRGAVNVDWSRGWRVSGKLSGRGLDPEALAADWKGTVNLDLTGVVGQREHGPVTGNVQARLLDSRLKGHDLSGEVEGSFAGAKLAVRRLLLAGKGFRFRGSGEPDRRFDFTADVTDLSGLVPQSAGAVAADGWLRWREGMLSGAAAAKGHDLVLGGVRAGSVDLQASLGEGKDFPVSLSGTATTVRAGEVAVDGATLALRGTSKRHTVDAQLSSRVAKVDLAAAGGYADGVWRGELSRFAGSDGVGPFALAAPARLTIGQGRFSTTPLVIDGAPGERLELAGHLERDRSGAFTGSWSGLNLARADVWLPKGNVTGASSGSFDLRLAPGGRATVTARTEATGAVVTEGKRVGLERFQATLQGGAQGVDAAVDLALEKGEGNAHVTFHSEEPARLAVPARGDLTLAWADLDLALLRPYLSPDLALEGRLAGEVQGRLRPGRRLDLSGNTALVGGRVLWRAKGDEFDASIDRAQFSFERRDTGKPGGALVLHGSADATGAYRSQGEKVSGRQFTLRVDADGKGTRAAADIWLDTGGSLQAALASDSPAGSALPETGDFSLQWSDIKPALLRPWLPGTVNIDGELHGSAKGRLLPGKRLEVAGDAGFSQGIARWQGSTGEASAAIRSALLNFAWRGETLTGNLDLSLADYGQAKGDLLLPIPARLPVAPNPNGAVEVSLSGTLQEHGFLNTFFPGLVQETRGTLSVDLKAGGTWGDPTLNGTLQLADAGAYLPSAGITLTGVELLARLEGDEMRIERLRALSGGGELVGNLLMRLKGWQVQDYKGTLSGQRFQTVYLPELTMYTSPQLTIAGDAKKATINGEIGIPEMLISGSPAQHVVAPSEDVVFEGAPPKGKETVIPLLMEGKVKVVLGDKVRVEASGIDAQLGGSMDLVLNGIDKIESSGEIKVVKGRYRAYGMNLEIVRGRIYYVNDPVTRPTLDVLALRTVGDVKAGVTVGGFLNAPVVKLYSEPTMPEVDILAYMVLGHPMGTSNEQGGALATAAAGLFSFGKSESLQDQIKDRLGLSTLGLEQVDTTTTGRMGYKEIATTPTGAISAKTPAAGESVFSVGKYLTPELYLSYGRSLITGQNLFRLRYDIFKRLQLETQSGSESGVDLYYKLEFR, from the coding sequence TTGAAGCGGCTGGCACTCTACATAGGGGTCCCCCTGCTGGGGCTGGTGGTCGTCCCGGCGGCCGGCCTGTTCTGGCTGCTCGATACCAGCTCGGGCGCCCGGTTCGCCGTCACCACCCTCGGGGGGCTTGCCGGCGCCAAGGTCTCAGTGCGCCAGGTGGAAGGGCGGCTGTGGGACCGGGTGCGCCTGACGGGCGTGCGAGTGGACCGCCCCAAGGTGGCGCTGCAGCTCGAGCGCCTGGACCTCTCCTGGGAGCCCGTGCGCCTTGTGCACGGCAAGCTCCTGGTGCACGACCTCTCCCTCACGGCGCTGCGCATCCAGGATGATACCCCGCTGGTTGCCAAGGCCCCGGAACTGAGTTGGCCGCAGGTAAACGAAAAGCTGCTGCGCCTGGAGGCGCGGGTGGAGCACTTCAGCCTGAAGGAGATGAGCTACCGCCACCTGCAGGCTGAGCCCTTCCTGTTGAGCGAGGTTGCCGCGGGGCTCACCCTGCGCGACGGCGTGCTCACCGTCTCAGGGGGGAGCCTCTCCGAGGCCCGGGGGACGGCATCGGTAGAGCTCAGCGCCGGCCTGCGGCGTCCGTCGCTGCGTCTCGACCTGCGCTTTGCGCCTTCGCAGCCGGTGGCTGACCTGGATGCGGTGTCGGTGCAGGCGCGCCTTGAGCCGGGACGGGCTCCCGAGCAAATGACGGGTCCCGTCGCCCTCTCCGGCAGCCGCCGCGGCAAGGGGCGCCTGGAAGTGACCAGCGAAGTGGGCATCACCCGGACCGGCTTCAACTTCAGGGGCTTGCGGCTGCTGCGCCCCGACCGCCGTGGGCTTCTCACCGGCAACGGCAGCATGACCCTCACCAAGGACGAACCGCTCTTCGCGCTGGCCCTGCACGCGGGCCACCTCGACCTGGAGCGGGAGCTCGATCACCCCGCCCTGCTCGACGGCGACGTCACCTTCTCCGGGAGCCCGTCCCGCTACCTGGGCACCTTCAACCTCACCAACCAGGGACCCGGCTGGGAGAGCATGGGGCTCGCGGCGCGCTACCGCGGCGACCAGAACGGGATGCGCCTTAACTCGCTCTCCGGCAAGTGGCTCAAGGGGAGCGTGCGCGGCGCGGTCAACGTGGACTGGAGCCGGGGCTGGCGGGTGAGCGGGAAACTGTCCGGACGGGGGCTCGACCCGGAAGCGCTGGCCGCCGACTGGAAAGGGACGGTGAACCTCGACCTGACCGGTGTCGTGGGGCAGCGGGAGCACGGGCCGGTGACGGGGAACGTGCAGGCGCGCCTTCTGGACAGCAGGCTCAAGGGGCACGACCTGAGCGGGGAAGTGGAGGGGAGTTTTGCCGGCGCGAAGCTCGCGGTGCGGCGCCTGCTGCTGGCTGGCAAAGGGTTCCGGTTCCGGGGGAGTGGCGAGCCCGACCGGCGCTTTGATTTCACAGCCGACGTGACCGACCTCTCCGGACTGGTCCCGCAGAGTGCCGGGGCGGTTGCCGCCGACGGCTGGCTGCGCTGGCGCGAAGGTATGCTCTCCGGCGCGGCCGCTGCCAAGGGGCACGACCTGGTGCTGGGCGGTGTCCGAGCCGGCAGCGTCGACCTGCAGGCAAGCCTCGGGGAGGGAAAGGATTTCCCGGTCTCCCTGAGTGGAACGGCGACCACCGTTCGGGCCGGGGAGGTCGCGGTGGACGGCGCCACCCTCGCGCTACGCGGCACCTCCAAGCGGCACACCGTCGATGCGCAGCTTAGCTCCCGCGTGGCCAAGGTCGATCTTGCCGCCGCGGGCGGCTACGCCGACGGCGTCTGGCGCGGCGAACTCTCCCGCTTTGCGGGCAGCGACGGCGTCGGCCCCTTCGCGCTCGCGGCACCGGCGCGGCTCACCATCGGACAGGGGCGTTTCAGCACCACGCCGCTGGTCATCGACGGTGCCCCCGGCGAGCGGCTGGAACTGGCCGGACATCTGGAGCGCGACCGCTCGGGCGCCTTTACCGGCAGCTGGAGCGGCCTCAACCTGGCCCGGGCCGACGTCTGGCTTCCCAAGGGGAATGTCACCGGGGCTTCGTCCGGCAGCTTCGACCTGCGCCTCGCCCCCGGTGGACGGGCCACCGTCACGGCACGTACCGAGGCGACCGGGGCCGTGGTCACCGAGGGTAAGCGGGTGGGGTTGGAGCGCTTCCAGGCCACGCTGCAGGGAGGGGCACAAGGCGTCGACGCCGCCGTTGATCTCGCACTCGAAAAAGGGGAAGGGAATGCCCACGTCACCTTCCACTCCGAGGAACCCGCCCGACTCGCCGTCCCCGCGCGCGGCGACCTCACCCTCGCCTGGGCCGACCTCGACCTCGCGCTGCTGCGTCCCTACCTCTCGCCCGACCTGGCCCTGGAGGGGAGGCTCGCCGGGGAGGTGCAGGGGCGGCTGCGGCCGGGGCGGCGCCTGGACCTGAGCGGTAACACCGCCCTGGTCGGCGGCCGTGTCCTCTGGCGGGCCAAGGGGGACGAGTTCGATGCCTCCATCGACCGGGCCCAGTTTTCCTTCGAGCGGCGCGACACCGGCAAGCCCGGCGGCGCGCTGGTGCTTCATGGCAGCGCCGATGCCACCGGGGCCTACCGCTCACAGGGCGAAAAGGTGAGCGGCCGCCAGTTCACCCTCCGTGTCGACGCCGACGGCAAAGGGACCCGTGCCGCCGCCGACATCTGGCTCGACACCGGCGGCAGCCTTCAGGCCGCACTCGCCTCCGACTCCCCCGCCGGCAGCGCCCTTCCCGAGACCGGCGACTTCAGCCTCCAGTGGAGCGACATCAAGCCCGCCCTGCTGCGCCCGTGGCTCCCCGGGACGGTGAACATCGACGGGGAACTGCACGGCAGCGCCAAGGGGAGGCTCCTCCCCGGCAAGCGGCTGGAAGTGGCGGGCGACGCCGGCTTCTCGCAGGGGATCGCCCGGTGGCAGGGCAGTACCGGCGAGGCGAGCGCCGCGATCCGCTCGGCCCTGCTCAACTTCGCCTGGCGCGGCGAGACCCTGACCGGCAACCTCGATCTTTCCCTCGCCGACTACGGCCAGGCCAAGGGGGACTTACTGCTCCCCATCCCGGCCCGGCTGCCGGTGGCACCGAACCCCAACGGCGCGGTGGAGGTGAGCTTGTCCGGGACGCTGCAGGAGCACGGCTTCCTCAACACCTTCTTCCCCGGGCTGGTGCAAGAGACCCGCGGCACGCTCAGCGTTGACCTGAAGGCGGGGGGGACCTGGGGCGATCCCACCTTGAACGGGACCCTGCAGCTGGCCGATGCCGGCGCCTATCTCCCCAGCGCCGGGATCACCCTCACCGGCGTGGAACTGCTGGCGCGCCTGGAAGGCGATGAGATGCGCATCGAACGGTTGCGGGCGCTCTCCGGCGGCGGCGAGCTGGTCGGCAACCTGCTCATGCGGCTCAAGGGGTGGCAGGTGCAGGATTACAAGGGCACCCTGAGCGGGCAGCGGTTCCAGACCGTGTACCTGCCCGAACTCACCATGTACACCTCGCCCCAGCTGACCATTGCCGGCGACGCCAAGAAGGCCACCATCAACGGCGAGATCGGCATCCCCGAGATGCTCATTTCCGGCTCACCGGCCCAGCACGTGGTCGCGCCCAGCGAGGACGTGGTGTTCGAGGGTGCTCCCCCCAAGGGCAAAGAGACCGTCATCCCGCTGCTCATGGAGGGGAAGGTGAAGGTGGTGCTCGGGGACAAGGTGCGGGTGGAGGCATCCGGTATCGACGCCCAGCTCGGCGGCAGCATGGATCTGGTGCTTAACGGCATCGACAAGATCGAGAGTTCCGGGGAGATCAAGGTGGTCAAGGGACGCTACCGCGCCTACGGCATGAACCTGGAGATCGTGCGCGGCCGGATCTACTACGTCAACGACCCGGTGACCCGTCCCACCCTCGATGTGCTCGCCCTGCGCACGGTGGGGGACGTCAAGGCGGGGGTGACGGTGGGAGGCTTCCTGAACGCACCGGTGGTTAAGCTCTACTCCGAGCCCACCATGCCCGAGGTGGACATCCTCGCCTACATGGTGCTCGGGCACCCCATGGGGACCAGCAACGAGCAAGGGGGCGCGCTGGCCACCGCGGCCGCCGGCCTGTTCTCGTTCGGCAAGTCAGAGTCGTTGCAGGACCAGATCAAGGACCGGCTCGGCCTGAGCACGCTGGGGCTGGAGCAGGTCGACACCACCACGACCGGCCGGATGGGATACAAGGAGATCGCCACCACCCCGACCGGCGCCATTTCCGCCAAGACTCCCGCCGCCGGCGAGTCCGTCTTCTCCGTCGGCAAGTACCTGACCCCTGAGCTCTATCTCAGCTACGGCCGTTCCCTGATCACGGGGCAGAACCTGTTCCGGCTGCGCTACGACATCTTCAAGCGCCTGCAGCTCGAGACCCAGAGCGGCTCCGAGTCCGGCGTCGACCTGTACTACAAGCTGGAGTTCAGGTAG
- a CDS encoding autotransporter assembly complex protein TamA — protein MSRTLATYLRLALGLALLSCLAAPARAAEPVEVAVSGVEGDAQDNVRQALELPHGLVRDGKVDRLWLERFARQAPEKARVALQPYGFYRAKVTAAVRDEKDGKTRVEVAVDPGEPVRVVEVDLKLEGEGAQQKELRRLAASFPVSQGQVLSQPDYERGKSALQAQAQTLGYLDAGFPRHEIRISPDLATARIRLTMDTGGRYYFDGTHIEGGSEYPEVYLKRFVAFKEGDPFSYAKLGETQLNFANSERFRQVVVTPQREEAKEHKVPVLVRLTAAPRRTLRPGLGYGTDTGGRFSVHYRDLNLAHEGNDLDMSLYVAERLQGFAGRYTMPSASDLRSSTSIQLNLQREIVTTYQSRLAAMEVDHNFGLGRGEVATPYLKIQQENYQVGSVNSQARLVLPGFRFSKDRFNDLVRPTSGYRVSLDLRGAHRYLGSDTGLIQGIGNASALIPIPGRLTLHARINTGYSLLTDPFAELPPSIRFFAGGDQSVRGYAYQSLGPKDSSGRVVGGKHLLVGSLELERALFKNWGVSIFDDVGNAFNDFANMRLMQGVGIGAHYYTPVGGLNLYLAHPLEPNSPPIRVHFTVGFEF, from the coding sequence ATGTCCCGAACCCTTGCTACATACCTCCGTCTGGCCCTGGGGCTCGCCTTGCTCTCGTGCCTGGCCGCGCCGGCCCGCGCTGCCGAGCCGGTGGAGGTCGCCGTCTCCGGGGTCGAGGGGGACGCGCAGGACAACGTGCGCCAGGCGCTCGAGTTGCCGCATGGCCTTGTGCGCGATGGCAAGGTGGACCGGCTCTGGCTGGAGCGCTTCGCACGGCAAGCGCCGGAAAAGGCGCGGGTCGCCCTGCAGCCGTATGGCTTTTACCGCGCCAAGGTGACCGCCGCGGTGCGGGATGAAAAAGACGGTAAAACCCGGGTCGAGGTTGCGGTCGATCCCGGGGAGCCGGTGCGCGTGGTCGAGGTCGACCTGAAGCTCGAGGGGGAGGGGGCGCAGCAGAAGGAACTGCGCCGCCTGGCCGCCTCCTTTCCGGTGAGCCAGGGACAGGTGCTGTCGCAGCCCGACTACGAGCGGGGCAAGAGCGCGCTGCAGGCGCAGGCCCAGACTTTAGGCTACTTGGACGCCGGCTTTCCACGCCACGAGATCCGAATTTCCCCTGATCTTGCCACCGCCCGTATCCGCCTCACCATGGATACCGGAGGGCGTTATTACTTCGACGGTACCCACATCGAGGGGGGCTCCGAGTATCCCGAGGTGTACCTGAAGCGGTTCGTCGCTTTCAAGGAGGGTGACCCCTTCTCGTACGCCAAGCTCGGGGAGACCCAGCTCAACTTCGCCAATTCCGAGCGTTTCCGGCAGGTAGTGGTGACACCTCAGCGCGAGGAGGCGAAGGAGCACAAGGTCCCGGTTCTGGTACGGTTGACCGCCGCGCCGCGGCGCACCCTGCGGCCCGGTCTCGGCTACGGTACCGACACCGGCGGTAGGTTCTCGGTGCACTATCGCGATTTGAACCTCGCCCACGAGGGCAACGACCTCGACATGAGCCTCTACGTGGCGGAGCGCCTGCAGGGCTTTGCAGGGCGCTACACCATGCCCAGCGCCAGCGATCTCAGGAGCTCCACCTCGATTCAGCTCAACCTGCAGCGCGAAATTGTTACCACCTATCAAAGCCGGCTGGCGGCCATGGAAGTCGACCACAACTTCGGCCTGGGGCGCGGCGAGGTCGCCACTCCTTACCTCAAGATCCAGCAGGAAAACTACCAGGTGGGGAGCGTAAACTCGCAGGCCAGGCTGGTGCTGCCGGGCTTCCGCTTCTCCAAGGACCGTTTCAACGACCTGGTCCGCCCGACCAGCGGCTACCGCGTTTCCCTGGACCTGCGCGGCGCCCACCGCTACTTAGGCTCCGACACCGGCCTGATCCAGGGCATCGGCAACGCCAGCGCGCTGATCCCCATCCCCGGGCGCCTTACCTTACATGCCCGCATCAACACGGGATACAGCCTGTTGACCGATCCCTTTGCGGAACTCCCCCCGTCGATCCGCTTCTTCGCCGGTGGCGACCAGAGCGTGCGCGGCTACGCCTATCAAAGTCTTGGCCCCAAGGACTCCTCCGGCCGGGTGGTAGGGGGGAAACACCTGCTGGTGGGAAGCTTGGAGTTGGAACGGGCCCTTTTCAAGAACTGGGGCGTGTCGATTTTCGACGATGTCGGCAACGCTTTCAACGATTTTGCCAACATGAGGCTCATGCAGGGGGTGGGGATAGGCGCCCACTACTACACACCGGTGGGGGGACTCAACCTGTACCTGGCCCATCCGCTCGAGCCAAACTCACCGCCGATCCGCGTCCATTTCACCGTGGGGTTTGAATTTTGA
- a CDS encoding GNAT family N-acetyltransferase has protein sequence MSQTDPHEEEAPRIRQMIIEDLPEVFHIGEEVFTAEYSQSLYRTWDEYEITTLFNSDNELCIVAEHEERILGFALGTTVKKHHSPWKYGYLVWLGVRRELQKMQVGARLFKELKRRFKEQGVRMIIIDTSADNEPAIRFFKKHGFDNVQEHLYMTLNLSKRHKKKAVKKP, from the coding sequence ATGTCGCAAACAGATCCGCACGAGGAGGAGGCACCCCGTATCCGGCAGATGATCATCGAGGACCTGCCGGAGGTGTTTCACATCGGGGAGGAGGTCTTCACCGCGGAATACTCGCAAAGCCTCTACCGCACCTGGGACGAGTACGAGATCACCACGCTGTTCAACTCCGACAACGAACTGTGCATCGTGGCCGAGCACGAGGAGCGCATCCTCGGCTTCGCACTGGGTACCACGGTGAAGAAGCACCACTCGCCCTGGAAGTACGGCTACCTGGTGTGGCTCGGGGTGCGCCGCGAGTTGCAGAAGATGCAGGTGGGGGCCAGGCTTTTCAAGGAGCTGAAGAGGCGCTTTAAGGAACAGGGGGTACGCATGATCATCATCGACACCTCGGCCGACAACGAGCCGGCCATCCGGTTCTTCAAAAAGCACGGTTTCGACAACGTGCAGGAGCACCTCTACATGACGCTCAACCTCTCCAAGCGGCATAAGAAGAAAGCGGTGAAAAAGCCATGA